The window GCAGTTTCACTTCCTTCGACAGCGCCTTGGCGATTTCGACGAGCTGCTGCTTGCCGACGCCGATCTGATTGATCTTGGTCGTCGGGTTGTCCTTCAGACCCACGCGCCCCAGCAGCGTCGCGGCTTCGAAATTCGTCTTGTTCCAGTCGATGAGGCCGCCGGTCTTGCGCTCATTGTTGAGGAAGATGTTCTCGGCGATCGACAGGTAGGGGCTCAGCGCCAGCTCCTGATGGATGATCACGATGCCTTTGGCCTCGCTGTCGCTCAGGCTCTTGAACTGCACTTCTTCGCCGGCGTAGATGATCTCACCTTCGTACGTGCCGTGCGGATAGACCCCCGACAGCACCTTCATCAGCGTCGACTTGCCCGCGCCGTTCTCACCGCAGATCGCGTGCACTTCGCCGTTTTGCACACTGAAATTGACGTTAGCGAGCGCTTTGACTCCAGGGAACGTCTTGGTGATGCCGCGCATCTCCAGGATGTTGTTCGTCACGTTCTCCGACTTCCTCGAGGGGTGTGTGATCGGTGGCGACGACGGTGGTGGGGCGGGTGCCCCACCACCGTCGTCAATCGGTCGGTGGTGAGTCGGACCCTTACAGGCCGAGCTGCTCCGCCTTCCAGTAGCCGGTGTCGACCAGGGCCGACTCGACGTTGTCTGCGACGACCGGCACCGGGCCGAGCAGGTACGACGGCACAACCTTGACACCGTTCTCGTATGTCGTGGTGTCGTTGACCTCGGGCTCCTCGCCGTTCAGCAGCGCGACGGCCATCGCCGAGGCGACCTTCGCCAGCTCGCGCGTGTCCTTGAAGATCGTCGCGTGCTGCTCGCCGGAGAGGATCGCCTTGACCGAGTCGACCTCGGCGTCCTGGCCGGAGATGGTCGGCCACTCTTCGCCGACCGTGTAGCCGGCGTCGGTGAGGGCGCCGATGATGCCGCGCGAGATGCCGTCGTAGGGCGAGAGCACCGCGTCGACCTGCGAGCCGTCGGAGTAGTTCGCCGTGATCAGGTTCTCCATGCGGCTCTGCGCTTCTTCGCCGTCCCAGCGCAGCGTCGCGGCCTGCTCGATGTCGGTCTGGCCCGACTTGACGACCAGCGTCCCGTCCTCGATCAGCGGCTCGAACACGCTCATGGCACCCTCGAAGAAGAAGAAGGCGTTGTTGTCGTCCAGGGAGCCTGCAAACAGCTCGACGTTGAACGGACCGGCCGGCGCGCCGTCGGTCGGGTTGCCTTCCAGGTCGGTCAGGCCCAGTCCGTTGAGCACGGACCATGCCTGCTGCTGTCCGACGAGGAAGTTGTCGAACGTCGCGTAGTAGTCGACGTTCTCGGTGTCGCGGATGAGGCGGTCGTAGGCGATGACGGGGATGTCGCTGTCTGCCGCGTTCTGCAGCACCTCCGACAGCGTCGTGCCGTCGATCGAGGCGATGATCAGCGCCTCGGCGCCCTTGGTGATCATGTTCTCGATCTGCGAGACCTGGGTGGGGATGTCGTCCTCTGCGTACTGGAGGTCGACCTCGAAACCCTGCTCCTCGAGCGAAGCCTTCACGGCATCGCCGTCCTGGATCCAGCGCTCTGAGCTGCGGGTGGGCATTGCGACGCCGATCAGGCCGCCGTCGCCTTCTCCGCCTGCGTCACCGCCGCCGCCGCCGCCGCCCGAACATCCAGAGAGAATGAGGGCGCTTGCGGCGAACGTCGCTGCGGCGAAGAAGATCTTCTTGCTCTTCACTGTCGTTCCTTTCCAGTGGACTGCACTGTCTTGGTGTTTCGTTGTTGACCGTTTGCCCGGTAGGGCTACCGACGGTCGTCGGTGGTCTGGCCGTACACGTTCTGGTACCGGTCGTAGAGCCGGTCGATCGCATCCTGCGGGATCGGGGAAAGTTGCCCGCCCTGCCGGGCCAGATGCACGGTGCGGGCGACGTCTTCCACCATCACCGCGGCCTTGACCGCATCCCGCGCCGTCGCCCCGATCGTGAACGGGCCGTGACCCTGCATCAGCACCGCCCGCGACCGGTGCCCGGTGAGGGTGTCCACGATGCCCCGGCCGATGGAATCATCCCCGATGATCGCGAACGGACCCACCGGCACCTCCCCACCGAACTCATCCGCCATCGCCGTGATGACACACGGAATCGCCTCACCGCGCGCGGCCCACGCCGTGGCATACGGCGAATGCGTGTGCACCACCCCACCCACCGCCGGCATGTTCCGGTACACGAACGCATGCGCCGCGGTATCCGATGACGGTGACCGGTCACTGCCCGGCGTCCCCGCAACCACGGCGCCGTCCAGGTCGCACAGGATCATGTTCTCCGGACCCAGCTCGTCATACGACACCCCCGACGGCTTGATCACGAACAGATCCGCCCCCGGCACCCGCCCCGACACATTCCCACCCGTCCACACCACCAGCCCGTACCGCACCAACTCGGCGTGCAACGCCGCGACCTCCGCCCGCACCCGCGCGACGGCGACCTCGGTCTTGACGCCGGTGACGTAGCGCTGCTTGCGCTCGGCGTCACTGCCAATTGCCACGGGGGCTCCCTCGCCGGTTCAACGGTGTCCGATGTTGATCGCGACGGCCAATGTGACCGTTCACATTGGGACGACTATAGCGATGCCGCGCCGGTGCCTGTCAAGCAGTCGCGGGTCTCGGCTTGGTAACACCGCGTCAGACGCGAGCGCGCGCCATAGCAGACGCACGCACGACGAGTTCGGGCACCAGCGCGGCGTCCGCGGTCTGCACCGACCCCGCGCTCGCGCCCAGCAGCAGATCCACGCAGCGGCGGCCGAGTTCGGCGAAGTCCTGTCGCACCGTGGTCAACGGCGGCCAGAAATGTGCCGATTCCGGAATATCGTCGAATCCCACGATGCTGATGTCGCGCGGGACGTCGAGACCCTCGTCGCGGATGGCGTGGATGAGCCCGAGCGCCATCTGATCGTTGGAGGAGAAGATCGCGGTGAAATCGCGCACCCGCAGCAGCTCTCGGCCGGCGTAGTAGCCGAATTCGGCGCTCCAGTCGCCCAGGATCGGCGCGGTCGTGGGGATGTCGGCGTCGCTCATCTCCTCGAGGAACCCGCGCATGCGCGCTTCGGCCTCGATCCAGTCCTGCGGACCGGCGAGGTGGTAGATGTCACGGTGCCCCAGCTCGATGAGATGCCGGGTGGCCAGTCGGGCACCGCCGATCTGGTCGACCGAGAGGGTGTGCCCCGGGTCGAGATCAGTCGACTGCAGCGTGACGTAGGGGATGTCAATGCGCTGTGCGGCCAGCGCCCGGATCACCCGCACCTGCGGGGCGATGACGACGAGCCCCTCGATGGACTGGGCCATCAGGTGCGACAGCCCCGCCGGGATCGACAGCGGGTCGGATGCCTCGACGTTGGCCGTGGACACCCAGTAGCCCCGCGCGCGGGCGGCCGACTCGATCGCGGCGATGGACGAGGCAGGACCGTACTGCGAACTGGTGGCGGCGAGGATGCCGATCGTCTGTGAACGGCTGGTCACCAGGGCCCGCGCGGCCCGGTTCGGGCTGAACTGCAGATCGGCCATGACCGACAGCACGCGATCGCGGGTCTCGGGCCGGATGCTGGGGTGGTGATTGAGCACGCGGGACACGGTCTGGTGCGAGACACCCGACAGCCGGGCGACGTCACGGATGCTGGGGCGTCTGCCGCTCGCCTCGTCGGTCATCCCCGCCCGCCTCGCATGTGCACGTTCACATCAATCCGTCCCATTATGGGGGCTCACCCCGCGCGACGCGAGCATTCGCACGTGGGCACGACACACCCCCGGCCTAAACTTCCGGCATGTCGGATCTCGGACGCTTCCTGCCGCTGAGCCAGCGCAAGCCCGGTGACGAGTCGGCCGTCACCAGCGACCGCCGCGCCCAGACCGCCGACGTCATCGTCGCGGCGGCGGGCGTGATCGCCGCCGCACCGCCGCAGCAGGCGTCCACCCTCGCCCGTGACTTCCTCACCGAGGCGAGGCTGCGCGAGGATGCCACACCCGACGAACCGGGCCTTCTCGCCCTCGCCGCGCGGGTACGCGACGGCCGCCGCCGCGGCATCCGCTCACTGGCGCACACCGTCCGCGCCTACCTGCTGCTCACCGGCCGCACCGGCAGCGCGCCACATGTGCCGCCGCAGGTCACCGGCGCTGTCGCGCTCTACGCCGCAACGACAGCGCCGCTCCCGCGCCGCGCGGTCGTCGCCGGTCACACCGTGCGAGCCACCGACGACGGGTGGGAGTTCGGCCGCGGCCCCGTGCTCGAAGGCACCGGCATCCAGATCGCCGCGTTCCTGCTGGCCGTCTCGGAGGTGCCGCCCCGCACGCCGGGACGCAACACGTGAGAGATGCCACGCGTCGAGCCTGGCTGCGGGGCCGCGCCGGGTACGCTCGAAGGATGACCGGACTTCGCTGGGGGATCCTCGCCACGGGCGGCATCGCCCACGCTTTCACAAGTGACCTGCGCACCGCGGGTTTGACCGTCGCCGCCGTCGGCTCGCGCACCGCTGCGTCGGCGCAGCGCTTCGCCGACGAGTTCGCGATCCCTCGCGCGCACGGGTCGTACGAGGAGCTCGCCGCCGACCCCGACGTGGACATCGTCTACATCGCGACCCCGCACCCGGCCCACGCCGACAACGCCATCGCGATGCTCGAAGCGGGCAAGCACGTGCTCGTCGAGAAGCCGTTCACCCTCACCGCCGCCGAGGCCGCTGCCGTGCGCGACGTCGCCCGCCGCACCGGCCTGCTGGCGATGGAGGCGATGTGGACGCGCTACCTGCCGCACATGGTGCGCATCCGCGAGCTCATCGCCGGCGGCGCACTGGGCGAGGTGCGCACCGTCTTCGCCGACCACACGCAGAAGATCTCCACCGACCCGACGCACCGGCTCAACGCCATCGAACTGGGCGGCGGCGCGCTGCTGGATCTGGGGATCTATCCGATCTCGTTCGCCTGGGACGTCCTGGGCGCCCCGACGTCGGTGCGCGCGGTCGCGCGCCTGATCGACACCGGGGCGGATGCCGAGGTCGCCACGGTCATGACCCACGGCACCGGCGCCGTCTCGACCACCGTGTCGTCCTCGCGCGGCGCGGGGCCCAACACCGCCCACGTGGTCGGCACCGAGGCGCGCATCGACATCGACCGCACCTGGTACGCCCCCACCACCTTCCGCCTGACCGCCCCCGACGGCACCGTGCTCGAGGAGTACACCTCCGAGGTCGACGGGCGCGGGATGCAGTACCAGGCGCTTGCAGCCGAACGCCTCATCGCCGCCGGCCGAGTCGACAGCGACGAACTGCCCCTCGACGAGAGCGTCGCGATCATGGGCACCCTCGACGACATCCGCGCGCAGATCGGCGTGCACTACCCCCAGGAGGCATGAGCATGGCCGACCCTCAGCCGGCACGCGTCGCGGTCTATCTCGACTTCGACAACATCGTCATGAGCTGGTACGACCGGGTGCACGGCCGCAACGCGTACTCCCGGGACCGCCAGAAGATCGCCGCCGACGCCTCCGAGCCCGAAGTGGCCGGGCGCCTCGCCGCGGCGACCATCGACGTCGGCGCGATCATCGACTATGCGGCATCCTTCGGCACGCTCGTTCTCACCCGCGCCTACGCCGACTGGTCGATGCCGGTCAACGCCGAGTACCGCGCCCAGCTGGTCGCCCGCGCCGTCGATCTCGTGCAGCTGTTCCCCGCCGCCGCGTATGCGA is drawn from Microbacterium sp. zg-B96 and contains these coding sequences:
- a CDS encoding Gfo/Idh/MocA family oxidoreductase is translated as MTGLRWGILATGGIAHAFTSDLRTAGLTVAAVGSRTAASAQRFADEFAIPRAHGSYEELAADPDVDIVYIATPHPAHADNAIAMLEAGKHVLVEKPFTLTAAEAAAVRDVARRTGLLAMEAMWTRYLPHMVRIRELIAGGALGEVRTVFADHTQKISTDPTHRLNAIELGGGALLDLGIYPISFAWDVLGAPTSVRAVARLIDTGADAEVATVMTHGTGAVSTTVSSSRGAGPNTAHVVGTEARIDIDRTWYAPTTFRLTAPDGTVLEEYTSEVDGRGMQYQALAAERLIAAGRVDSDELPLDESVAIMGTLDDIRAQIGVHYPQEA
- a CDS encoding LacI family DNA-binding transcriptional regulator, whose protein sequence is MTDEASGRRPSIRDVARLSGVSHQTVSRVLNHHPSIRPETRDRVLSVMADLQFSPNRAARALVTSRSQTIGILAATSSQYGPASSIAAIESAARARGYWVSTANVEASDPLSIPAGLSHLMAQSIEGLVVIAPQVRVIRALAAQRIDIPYVTLQSTDLDPGHTLSVDQIGGARLATRHLIELGHRDIYHLAGPQDWIEAEARMRGFLEEMSDADIPTTAPILGDWSAEFGYYAGRELLRVRDFTAIFSSNDQMALGLIHAIRDEGLDVPRDISIVGFDDIPESAHFWPPLTTVRQDFAELGRRCVDLLLGASAGSVQTADAALVPELVVRASAMARARV
- the chvE gene encoding multiple monosaccharide ABC transporter substrate-binding protein; translation: MKSKKIFFAAATFAASALILSGCSGGGGGGGDAGGEGDGGLIGVAMPTRSSERWIQDGDAVKASLEEQGFEVDLQYAEDDIPTQVSQIENMITKGAEALIIASIDGTTLSEVLQNAADSDIPVIAYDRLIRDTENVDYYATFDNFLVGQQQAWSVLNGLGLTDLEGNPTDGAPAGPFNVELFAGSLDDNNAFFFFEGAMSVFEPLIEDGTLVVKSGQTDIEQAATLRWDGEEAQSRMENLITANYSDGSQVDAVLSPYDGISRGIIGALTDAGYTVGEEWPTISGQDAEVDSVKAILSGEQHATIFKDTRELAKVASAMAVALLNGEEPEVNDTTTYENGVKVVPSYLLGPVPVVADNVESALVDTGYWKAEQLGL
- a CDS encoding L-ribulose-5-phosphate 4-epimerase, with the protein product MGSDAERKQRYVTGVKTEVAVARVRAEVAALHAELVRYGLVVWTGGNVSGRVPGADLFVIKPSGVSYDELGPENMILCDLDGAVVAGTPGSDRSPSSDTAAHAFVYRNMPAVGGVVHTHSPYATAWAARGEAIPCVITAMADEFGGEVPVGPFAIIGDDSIGRGIVDTLTGHRSRAVLMQGHGPFTIGATARDAVKAAVMVEDVARTVHLARQGGQLSPIPQDAIDRLYDRYQNVYGQTTDDRR